One genomic window of Leptolyngbya sp. NIES-3755 includes the following:
- a CDS encoding hypothetical protein (similar to AA sequence:cyanobase_aa:Npun_R3323), whose translation MSDVNVKQNNQGNITEISHAASTTLLNTTQALMKSGMGLLLVGLCLFSISMNLLNSKKGKISTGRLGGRAEKRVARTIAHRQRKQRKHNRVTLRAGTLEVPEMQQGIAVCGAPNSGKTYSIIDPMIRDAIAQGLAIVVYDFKGAQIEAHAAYAAAQGYRVHVFAPGFPYTGVCNPLDFVRDPADSLMAGQLAEVIYKNTRRGSNASENDFFSSAGQKLVEAVMLLAKTTLYPDLLMAKKILNLPNLPTRIKQAGEANKIPTWTLESFSQLLSSEDAEKQVAGIVATAQRTFDKFIGKDLIASFVGETTIPLDLTGKQILFLQVDTQKRDVVAPLLAAMLHLIVARNFSQPRKEPLVVSLDELPTLYLDGLPKWINEFRSYGLCAILGYQNFAQLQHTYGRELSKAIFAACGTKVFFNPRDDETAALVSRYLGEKEVRLHTRSHSYGMQRSTSRNEQYQKVSLLTVDEILKLDQGECVFINPAYKGQGEASVPLKLKLKIPKCEDELQQASEKLWRKTVRDRLAERMAKLQITEAELDAEAEKRQQIAESQFPLQSGDEVAKDDVEGDYQNIDTQDTATDDSYNADDYTEY comes from the coding sequence ATGAGTGATGTCAATGTTAAGCAAAACAATCAAGGCAATATCACTGAGATCAGCCATGCTGCATCAACAACGTTACTCAATACAACTCAGGCTTTAATGAAGTCAGGAATGGGACTTTTATTAGTCGGATTGTGTCTCTTCAGCATTAGTATGAATCTCTTGAATTCTAAAAAAGGCAAAATTTCGACGGGACGGCTCGGCGGTCGTGCAGAAAAACGAGTTGCAAGAACGATCGCGCATCGACAACGGAAACAGAGAAAACACAATCGAGTTACATTGAGAGCAGGAACTCTAGAAGTTCCCGAAATGCAGCAGGGTATTGCGGTATGCGGTGCGCCCAATAGCGGCAAGACTTACAGCATTATTGATCCAATGATTCGAGACGCGATCGCGCAAGGACTCGCGATCGTCGTCTACGATTTCAAAGGGGCACAAATTGAGGCTCATGCCGCTTACGCTGCGGCGCAAGGATATCGTGTTCATGTATTTGCACCTGGTTTCCCTTATACCGGAGTTTGTAATCCGCTCGATTTTGTGCGTGATCCGGCAGATTCGCTCATGGCAGGACAGCTTGCTGAGGTCATCTACAAAAATACCCGTCGCGGCAGCAATGCCAGCGAAAATGACTTCTTTTCTAGCGCTGGGCAAAAGCTAGTCGAAGCTGTGATGCTATTAGCAAAAACTACTCTGTACCCAGATTTGCTAATGGCAAAAAAGATCTTGAATTTGCCCAACTTACCGACGCGCATTAAACAAGCAGGGGAAGCAAACAAGATTCCAACTTGGACGTTAGAAAGCTTTAGTCAACTGCTGTCGTCGGAGGATGCTGAAAAACAAGTCGCAGGAATTGTCGCAACGGCCCAACGCACTTTCGACAAATTTATCGGTAAAGATCTGATTGCCAGCTTCGTCGGAGAGACAACAATTCCGCTTGATCTAACTGGAAAGCAAATTTTATTTCTCCAGGTCGATACTCAGAAGCGCGATGTGGTTGCGCCTCTACTTGCTGCAATGCTGCATTTGATTGTTGCCCGAAACTTTTCTCAACCGCGAAAAGAGCCTCTCGTTGTTAGTTTAGATGAGTTGCCCACATTGTATTTGGATGGTTTACCGAAGTGGATTAACGAGTTTCGTTCCTATGGTCTTTGTGCAATTCTAGGCTATCAAAACTTCGCTCAACTACAACACACCTATGGGCGAGAACTATCGAAGGCGATCTTTGCTGCTTGTGGAACGAAAGTGTTTTTTAACCCGCGTGATGACGAAACGGCTGCCTTAGTTTCGCGGTATTTAGGGGAAAAAGAAGTTCGGCTACATACGCGATCGCATAGTTATGGAATGCAGCGCAGCACAAGTCGAAATGAGCAGTATCAAAAGGTTTCGTTGCTAACTGTCGATGAAATTCTCAAGCTCGATCAGGGTGAATGTGTTTTCATTAATCCAGCTTACAAAGGTCAGGGTGAGGCTTCGGTTCCTCTAAAGCTAAAGCTGAAAATCCCTAAATGCGAAGATGAGCTTCAGCAGGCAAGTGAGAAGTTATGGCGTAAAACGGTGCGCGATCGTCTAGCCGAGCGAATGGCGAAGCTACAAATTACAGAAGCCGAACTTGATGCAGAAGCAGAAAAACGACAACAGATCGCAGAAAGCCAATTTCCACTTCAATCGGGCGATGAGGTTGCTAAAGATGACGTTGAGGGTGATTACCAAAATATAGATACTCAAGACACAGCTACTGATGATTCGTACAACGCAGATGATTACACCGAGTATTAA
- a CDS encoding hypothetical protein (similar to AA sequence:cyanobase_aa:PCC7424_2467) has product MVQTFKAQDIQALLQEWELSETAIAVLAKEPEIVTELIHARHLPLLPPGYVPTVVELLFDDVPYVRSEKGQLVYLRYCEPDYQPPFVEYRFDGQMAVFQVGGEYVVNRVEGMAQAIALQGLLHKED; this is encoded by the coding sequence ATGGTACAGACATTCAAAGCGCAAGACATTCAGGCTTTGCTACAAGAGTGGGAGTTATCCGAAACAGCGATCGCAGTTCTCGCCAAAGAACCCGAAATCGTTACTGAACTCATTCACGCTAGACATCTACCCCTTTTGCCTCCTGGCTATGTTCCAACGGTTGTCGAACTGTTATTTGATGATGTTCCCTATGTTCGCTCTGAGAAAGGACAACTCGTTTACCTGCGGTATTGCGAACCAGATTATCAGCCTCCGTTTGTTGAATATCGCTTTGATGGACAAATGGCTGTCTTTCAAGTAGGTGGAGAGTACGTGGTGAATCGGGTTGAAGGAATGGCTCAAGCGATCGCGCTACAAGGATTGCTGCACAAGGAGGATTAA
- a CDS encoding IS1 transposase (similar to AA sequence:cyanobase_aa:AM1_2285) codes for MIKPLLTCPNCGSHDINKNGTTRHGNQNYKCRDCGRQFVENPKWKRIGDDTKSTIERMLLEKIPLAGIARSLQVSESWLQQYVNAYYQTVPRSVQVQPKPRKRLNVQMDELWSFVDDKGNEQWVWLALDVETREVVGCYVGDRSSESATALWQSLPAVYRQCAVCYTDFWVSYPPALPSSRHRPVDKSSGLTSYIERFNNTLRQRVSRLVRKTLSFSKKVDNHIAAIWNFIHHYNEQQSSILV; via the coding sequence ATGATCAAACCCTTACTGACCTGTCCGAACTGTGGCTCTCATGACATCAACAAAAATGGCACGACTCGCCACGGGAACCAGAACTACAAATGTCGCGATTGTGGACGGCAGTTCGTCGAGAATCCAAAATGGAAACGGATTGGCGATGATACCAAGTCCACAATCGAGCGAATGCTGCTCGAAAAGATTCCGCTTGCTGGTATCGCTCGAAGCTTGCAAGTCAGCGAAAGCTGGTTGCAGCAATACGTGAATGCTTACTATCAAACCGTTCCTCGCTCAGTGCAAGTGCAACCAAAACCCCGGAAACGCTTGAATGTGCAGATGGACGAGTTATGGTCGTTCGTCGATGACAAAGGCAATGAGCAATGGGTGTGGTTAGCGCTCGATGTTGAAACTCGCGAAGTTGTCGGGTGTTATGTTGGAGACCGTTCGAGTGAATCAGCAACTGCGCTCTGGCAATCTTTGCCTGCGGTCTATCGTCAATGCGCCGTTTGCTATACCGATTTCTGGGTTTCTTATCCACCTGCCCTCCCAAGTTCACGTCATCGACCTGTAGACAAAAGCAGTGGTTTGACGAGCTACATTGAGCGCTTTAACAATACCTTACGGCAACGAGTGTCTCGATTAGTGCGAAAAACCTTGTCATTCTCGAAGAAAGTTGACAATCACATTGCTGCTATCTGGAACTTCATTCATCACTATAACGAACAACAGTCAAGTATCCTCGTCTAA
- a CDS encoding TPR repeat-containing protein (similar to AA sequence:cyanobase_aa:PCC7424_2899), with amino-acid sequence MFSFLKLCAIVMVVAFPLFIWIGIEQGNTPPEKIISHPKTANEYLNRGKLYEKNGNYEKALQDYTQVVALRPNDEDGYIRQGLALEGLNRPQDALQKYQKAKEIAQGDRNEIQTIDLLIQKLNQRK; translated from the coding sequence ATGTTCAGTTTCCTCAAACTATGCGCGATCGTCATGGTAGTTGCATTTCCGCTTTTCATCTGGATTGGAATTGAGCAAGGAAATACACCACCAGAGAAGATTATTTCTCACCCTAAAACTGCCAATGAGTATCTGAATCGAGGCAAGCTTTACGAGAAAAACGGCAACTACGAAAAGGCACTACAGGACTACACCCAAGTCGTTGCTCTTCGTCCTAACGATGAAGATGGTTATATTCGCCAGGGTCTTGCATTGGAAGGGCTAAATCGTCCTCAAGATGCCTTGCAGAAGTATCAAAAAGCAAAAGAAATTGCACAAGGCGATCGCAACGAAATTCAAACCATAGATCTCTTAATTCAAAAATTGAACCAAAGGAAATAA